In Carya illinoinensis cultivar Pawnee chromosome 16, C.illinoinensisPawnee_v1, whole genome shotgun sequence, a single window of DNA contains:
- the LOC122299443 gene encoding protein ASPARTIC PROTEASE IN GUARD CELL 1-like codes for MANSNNQLFVCSFFFAIFVALAVSLLPLALSRSLTEEATHAFLDVSASLKQAQAVLSFDPETAQPFGEHDEDMQQQTFANSSSFSVQLHQRDFLLKTSYKDYKSLVFSRLERDSARVRSLTTKLQVSLDGVSESDLEPMKTELRPEDLSTPIVSGTSQGSGEYFSRVGVGSPPKPFYMVLDTGSDINWLQCQPCSDCYQQSDPIFNPSSSSSYKTLPCTSQQCGSLENPGCSTGKCQYQVSYGDGSYTVGDFVTETLSFGNTGSANGIALGCGHQNEGLFVGAAGLLGLGAGKLSLLSQIKASSFSYCLVDRNSGRSSTLEFNSAPPSDSVTTPLLRNQKIGTFYYVGLTGLSVGGQPVSIPSSSFQFDAAGNGGIIIDSGTAITRLQTEAYNALRDAFVQLTRHLPSTSGVSLFDTCYDLSSMTSVRVPTVSFRLADGKSLQLPAKNYLIPVDSSGTFCFAFAATRSSLSIIGNVQQQGTRVSFNLAESRVGFSPNKC; via the coding sequence ATGGCTAATTCTAATAACCAGCTTTTTGTCTGCAGCTTCTTCTTCGCCATTTTCGTAGCCCTAGCTGTTTCTTTACTTCCCTTGGCTCTCTCCCGTAGCTTAACGGAGGAAGCTACACACGCATTCCTCGACGTGTCGGCCTCGCTGAAACAAGCCCAAGCAGTCCTCAGCTTCGACCCTGAAACGGCTCAACCCTTTGGCGAACATGATGAAGACATGCAGCAACAAACTTTCGCTAACTCCTCGTCTTTTTCGGTTCAGCTTCACCAACGAGACTTTCTACTCAAGACCTCATATAAAGACTACAAGAGCCTCGTTTTTTCTCGACTCGAGCGCGACTCGGCCCGAGTCAGATCGCTCACCACCAAGCTCCAGGTATCCCTCGACGGCGTGAGTGAGTCGGATCTTGAACCCATGAAGACGGAGCTTCGCCCTGAGGACCTGTCCACTCCGATCGTGTCCGGTACGAGCCAGGGTAGCGGCGAGTACTTCTCGCGCGTGGGTGTGGGAAGCCCGCCCAAGCCATTCTACATGGTCCTCGACACCGGTAGTGACATCAACTGGCTCCAATGCCAGCCCTGTTCGGACTGCTATCAGCAGTCCGACCCGATATTCAACCCGAGCTCATCTTCCTCCTACAAGACCCTCCCCTGCACCTCCCAGCAATGCGGGTCCCTCGAGAACCCAGGGTGTAGCACGGGCAAGTGTCAATATCAGGTATCCTACGGCGACGGATCGTACACAGTCGGTGACTTCGTAACGGAGACGTTGTCGTTCGGAAATACCGGATCGGCAAACGGCATCGCTCTGGGTTGCGGCCACCAAAACGAGGGTTTGTTCGTTGGGGCGGCCGGATTACTGGGGCTGGGTGCGGGCAAACTTTCGCTTCTCTCTCAGATCAAAGCGTCTTCGTTCTCTTACTGCCTTGTGGACCGAAACTCGGGCAGGTCCTCGACGCTCGAGTTCAACTCAGCCCCTCCGTCCGACTCGGTCACGACCCCTCTACTCCGAAACCAGAAAATCGGTACGTTCTACTACGTCGGACTCACCGGACTAAGCGTCGGAGGACAGCCCGTCTCGATCCCGTCCTCCTCATTCCAATTCGACGCAGCAGGAAACGGCGGGATCATCATCGACTCCGGGACCGCCATAACTCGTCTACAGACGGAGGCCTACAACGCGCTCCGCGACGCGTTCGTGCAGCTGACTCGGCACTTACCGTCCACAAGCGGCGTGTCTCTGTTCGACACCTGTTACGATCTTTCTTCCATGACATCCGTGAGAGTACCAACGGTGTCATTCCGGCTCGCGGACGGGAAGTCGCTACAGCTACCTGCAAAGAATTATCTGATACCGGTCGACTCATCCGGAACCTTCTGTTTCGCCTTCGCTGCTACGAGGTCGTCTTTGTCAATCATCGGGAATGTGCAGCAGCAGGGGACACGGGTCAGTTTCAATTTGGCAGAGTCGCGGGTCGGGTTCTCACCAAATAAATGCTAG